A single region of the Flavobacteriales bacterium genome encodes:
- a CDS encoding tyrosine phenol-lyase, translated as MKKTLKKVSWAEPFKIKMVELLNMTNASQRKKMIAEAGYNTFLLKSREVYIDLLTDSGTSAMSDRQWAGLMMGDEAYAGSENFYHLEEIVKEYYGYKYVIPTHQGRGAENLLSKILIKPGDTVPGNMYFTTTRLHQELAGGTFSDVIVDEAHDSFNENPFKGNIDLDKVESLIKKHGPSRIPYICVATTVNMAGGQPISLQNLKELRALTKKHGIKIFLDMTRVAENAYFIQEREKEYQGFSIAQIVLEICSQTDGATMSAKKDALVNIGGFLAVNDKEIYEEASNLAVVYEGLHTYGGLAGRDMEAMAIGIVESMQDDHMHARIGQVRYLGQKLIDAGIPIVRPIGGHGIFLDAKKFLPHLKQDQFPAQALAAEIYLDSGVRTMERGIVSAGRDKVTGDHYYPKLELVRFTIPRRVYTQAHMDVIAESVYRVYDRKKSIKGLKMTYEPKYLRFFQARFKPLN; from the coding sequence ATGAAAAAGACTTTGAAAAAAGTTTCATGGGCAGAACCATTCAAAATTAAAATGGTTGAGTTGTTAAATATGACCAATGCTTCTCAAAGAAAGAAAATGATAGCGGAAGCAGGTTACAATACCTTTTTATTGAAATCCCGGGAGGTTTATATTGATCTTTTAACTGATAGTGGAACTTCGGCTATGAGTGACAGGCAATGGGCGGGTTTAATGATGGGTGATGAAGCATATGCAGGGAGTGAAAATTTTTACCACTTAGAGGAGATTGTTAAAGAGTATTACGGTTATAAATATGTTATACCAACACATCAAGGACGAGGTGCTGAAAATTTATTATCTAAAATTTTGATAAAGCCAGGTGATACAGTTCCGGGAAATATGTATTTCACTACAACTCGATTGCACCAAGAACTAGCAGGTGGAACATTTTCTGACGTAATTGTAGATGAAGCGCATGATTCGTTTAACGAAAACCCATTTAAAGGAAATATTGATTTGGATAAGGTGGAATCCTTAATCAAAAAACATGGTCCTTCAAGGATACCCTATATCTGTGTTGCAACAACAGTAAACATGGCCGGAGGACAGCCCATTTCTTTACAAAATCTTAAAGAGCTTCGTGCCTTAACGAAAAAGCATGGAATAAAAATATTTCTTGATATGACCAGAGTAGCAGAAAATGCATATTTCATACAAGAAAGGGAAAAGGAGTATCAAGGATTTTCAATAGCGCAAATTGTTTTAGAGATTTGCAGTCAAACAGATGGAGCCACAATGAGCGCTAAAAAAGATGCTTTGGTTAACATTGGTGGATTTTTGGCAGTGAATGATAAAGAAATTTATGAGGAGGCAAGTAACCTTGCTGTAGTTTATGAGGGGCTGCATACATACGGAGGATTGGCAGGGCGCGATATGGAAGCAATGGCCATTGGTATTGTAGAATCGATGCAAGACGATCATATGCATGCCAGAATTGGTCAAGTTCGTTATTTGGGGCAAAAATTAATAGACGCAGGGATTCCAATTGTACGTCCAATTGGTGGACATGGGATTTTTCTCGATGCCAAAAAATTTCTTCCCCACTTAAAACAAGATCAGTTTCCTGCTCAAGCTCTGGCCGCCGAAATTTATCTTGATTCCGGAGTAAGGACAATGGAGCGTGGAATTGTATCTGCAGGAAGAGATAAAGTTACCGGAGATCATTATTATCCAAAATTAGAACTGGTTCGATTTACTATCCCTCGTCGTGTGTACACTCAGGCGCATATGGATGTAATTGCCGAATCTGTTTATAGAGTTTATGATAGGAAGAAGTCCATTAAAGGACTGAAGATGACCTATGAACCCAAATATTTGAGATTTTTTCAAGCTAGATTTAAACCCTTGAATTGA
- the moaCB gene encoding bifunctional molybdenum cofactor biosynthesis protein MoaC/MoaB, whose product MVDITLKNYSLRKAIAQSLVTVSKQETIELIRSNQIPKGNIFEMSKVAGLFGIKRTSDLIPDCHPLPVEFSSIKGSIDGLSIVIEVEVHTIYKTGVEVEAMTGASIAALTIYDMLKPVDKGVIIEKTFLVEKKGGKSDFQKDIDSSLKAAVVVCSDTISGGSKEDKAGKAIIRHLERNKVKVADYFIIPDDPNEIASLVHQMNDAGCNMLFFTGGTGLSRRDVTPDVVKPLLTREIPGIMEMIRSYGQHRSPYSFLSRGVSGMVNDMLVITLPGSTKGADESMHAIMPHILHLFKVIDGGGHEGGY is encoded by the coding sequence ATGGTCGATATTACCTTAAAAAATTATTCCCTTCGCAAAGCAATCGCTCAAAGCCTTGTTACTGTTAGTAAACAGGAAACCATAGAATTAATCAGGTCGAACCAGATCCCAAAGGGGAATATTTTTGAAATGAGTAAAGTTGCGGGGCTGTTCGGTATAAAACGTACCAGCGATTTGATTCCGGATTGCCACCCTTTACCGGTTGAGTTTTCCTCCATTAAAGGTAGTATTGATGGACTTTCAATTGTCATTGAAGTAGAAGTTCATACTATTTACAAAACAGGTGTTGAGGTTGAGGCAATGACCGGAGCAAGTATTGCAGCGTTGACGATTTACGATATGCTTAAGCCTGTGGACAAAGGTGTTATTATTGAGAAAACATTTCTGGTTGAGAAAAAAGGTGGAAAATCGGACTTTCAAAAAGATATTGATTCTTCTTTGAAGGCAGCAGTGGTGGTTTGTTCAGACACCATTTCTGGCGGGAGCAAGGAGGATAAGGCAGGAAAAGCAATAATTCGTCACCTTGAAAGAAATAAAGTGAAAGTTGCGGATTATTTTATTATTCCAGATGATCCAAATGAAATTGCATCACTGGTTCATCAAATGAACGATGCAGGGTGTAATATGCTCTTTTTTACAGGTGGCACCGGACTTTCAAGACGAGATGTTACTCCTGATGTTGTTAAGCCATTACTCACCAGAGAAATCCCTGGTATTATGGAAATGATTAGAAGTTATGGACAGCATCGATCTCCGTATTCATTTCTTTCAAGAGGGGTTTCAGGAATGGTGAACGACATGCTTGTAATTACTTTGCCCGGTTCTACAAAAGGTGCGGATGAGAGTATGCACGCTATTATGCCTCATATCTTGCATTTATTTAAGGTCATTGATGGTGGGGGACATGAAGGAGGTTATTAA
- a CDS encoding molybdenum cofactor biosynthesis protein MoaE → MTKSIFQEGAISPLQIAKAIEKHSTKLMIGAHDIFLGQVRSDQIDEKNVVAIEYSANPMFADKVMQNIREETFEKYRITCMHVHHSLGRVSAGEICLFVFVSAAHRHTAFEATRYLVERIKKELPVWGKELFMDESYQWKTNTL, encoded by the coding sequence ATGACTAAATCAATTTTTCAGGAAGGAGCAATTTCGCCATTACAAATTGCTAAGGCAATCGAAAAGCATAGCACAAAACTTATGATTGGCGCCCATGACATTTTTTTGGGTCAGGTGAGATCCGATCAAATAGATGAGAAGAATGTTGTTGCAATCGAGTATTCTGCAAATCCAATGTTCGCTGATAAGGTTATGCAAAATATTCGTGAAGAAACATTTGAGAAATATAGAATTACCTGTATGCATGTTCACCATTCTCTTGGTAGAGTCTCGGCAGGAGAGATTTGTTTATTTGTGTTTGTTTCTGCTGCACATCGTCACACGGCCTTCGAGGCTACCAGATATTTGGTTGAGAGAATTAAAAAAGAATTGCCGGTTTGGGGCAAAGAACTATTTATGGATGAATCATATCAATGGAAAACAAATACTTTGTAA
- a CDS encoding acyl-CoA thioesterase — protein MIAIMVFKNHTLLFCSMKTSKPPKDSETVFTQVVFPNDTNPMGILQGGRLMDWMDIACAVCAQTHAEKIAVTACVEELTFKEGATVGEVISIRAKITRSFQSSMEIHVKAESRRVTTNRSKKLSEAYFTFVAIDDDQKPTPVPQVKPGTAEEKKQFDLALERKRKRIERE, from the coding sequence ATGATAGCCATCATGGTTTTTAAAAATCACACTTTATTGTTTTGCAGTATGAAAACAAGCAAGCCCCCAAAAGATTCTGAAACGGTATTTACACAAGTGGTATTTCCGAACGATACTAACCCTATGGGTATATTACAAGGCGGAAGGCTCATGGATTGGATGGATATAGCTTGTGCCGTATGTGCACAAACTCATGCCGAAAAAATTGCAGTTACAGCATGTGTTGAAGAATTGACTTTTAAAGAAGGAGCAACGGTTGGAGAGGTCATTTCAATTAGGGCTAAAATAACGAGATCCTTTCAAAGTTCAATGGAAATTCACGTTAAGGCTGAATCTAGACGCGTAACCACGAATCGATCAAAAAAACTATCGGAGGCATACTTCACATTTGTAGCCATTGATGACGACCAAAAACCCACTCCGGTTCCGCAAGTGAAGCCCGGTACAGCAGAAGAAAAAAAGCAATTTGATTTGGCCTTGGAAAGAAAAAGGAAAAGAATTGAAAGAGAATAG